A window of the Proteus terrae subsp. cibarius genome harbors these coding sequences:
- a CDS encoding AAA family ATPase, with amino-acid sequence MKNNELEWQALRPDYASYQTFFQTASQLPASLLREVQPRLYESLQWLNNADSGQFMLLKVDDSAAYFDMLTDTLTQSGIKADPIIGSYQAETNKINWQENVLGAFSSSESITCCQWIEPEQLFGSFYCHKDEVTLSPGLLHKVNGGILVLSIKSLLAQPLMWFRLKKMVEEQRFEWLVWNDNQSLPLPIESMPLNLRVILVGDRLSLEELEFMEPELSSTALYGEYEYDMYLEDETALAQWCGFVNSLCQKYRLPSLSADAWEVLLTQAARQHEDQLILSLDLEWLLRQLRYAIRFNHEAYLTADALKKAEENRLWRHSYLLERSRDEILQDQVMIQTEGEAVGQINGLSVLDYPGYPDLIGEPTRITCVAHIGDGEFTDVERKAELGGNLHAKGMMIMQAYLNSELRLDQPQPFSTSIVFEQSYGEVDGDSASLAELCAFISTLAQQPIDQQIAVTGAVDQFGQVQPIGGVNQKIEGFFDICQQRGLTGAQGVIIPLANIRHLVLSENVQQAVKEEKFHIWPVTHVAEAITLLTRQPYYEEQCEPEQSDSHLLAVIHDRITLANNQDRPKLPWFLRLFR; translated from the coding sequence TTGAAAAACAACGAATTAGAATGGCAGGCGTTACGTCCTGATTACGCCTCCTACCAAACTTTCTTTCAAACAGCATCTCAATTACCTGCATCTCTACTTCGTGAGGTTCAACCTCGCTTGTATGAAAGCCTGCAATGGTTAAACAATGCAGATTCAGGGCAGTTTATGCTGTTAAAAGTGGATGATTCTGCTGCTTACTTTGATATGTTGACAGACACATTAACGCAATCAGGGATCAAAGCTGATCCTATCATTGGCAGTTATCAAGCAGAAACCAATAAAATCAATTGGCAAGAAAATGTACTCGGCGCATTTTCATCATCAGAATCTATTACTTGTTGCCAATGGATAGAACCAGAACAACTCTTTGGTTCATTCTATTGCCATAAAGACGAAGTTACTCTTAGCCCAGGCTTATTGCATAAAGTAAATGGAGGCATTTTAGTCCTCTCTATAAAGTCTTTACTCGCACAACCACTAATGTGGTTTCGCCTTAAAAAAATGGTTGAAGAGCAGCGTTTTGAATGGCTTGTCTGGAATGACAATCAGTCTCTACCTTTACCTATTGAAAGTATGCCACTCAATCTTCGTGTGATTTTAGTTGGTGATAGGCTAAGCCTTGAAGAGCTTGAATTTATGGAGCCTGAGCTAAGTAGCACTGCTTTATATGGTGAATATGAATACGACATGTATTTAGAAGACGAAACAGCACTTGCCCAATGGTGTGGCTTTGTAAATTCACTGTGCCAAAAATATCGACTCCCTTCTCTATCTGCGGATGCTTGGGAAGTCTTGCTAACACAAGCCGCAAGACAACATGAAGATCAGCTAATACTGAGCTTAGATTTAGAGTGGCTTTTACGCCAGCTCCGTTATGCAATACGTTTTAATCATGAGGCTTATCTAACTGCTGATGCATTAAAAAAAGCAGAAGAAAATCGCCTATGGCGACACAGTTATTTGTTAGAGCGTAGTCGTGATGAGATTTTACAAGACCAAGTCATGATACAAACAGAAGGTGAAGCTGTAGGCCAAATCAATGGACTTTCTGTCTTAGATTACCCGGGATATCCTGATTTAATCGGAGAACCAACTCGCATTACCTGCGTTGCACATATAGGTGATGGTGAATTTACGGATGTTGAGCGAAAAGCTGAGCTTGGTGGCAATCTTCATGCTAAAGGAATGATGATTATGCAAGCTTACTTGAACTCAGAATTACGTTTAGACCAACCACAACCATTTAGTACCTCGATTGTTTTTGAACAATCATATGGCGAAGTTGATGGTGATAGCGCCTCTTTGGCTGAATTATGTGCATTTATTAGCACGCTGGCACAACAACCTATCGATCAGCAAATTGCCGTTACAGGTGCAGTCGATCAATTTGGTCAAGTTCAACCGATTGGTGGCGTAAACCAGAAAATCGAAGGCTTCTTTGATATCTGCCAACAAAGAGGGTTAACCGGTGCGCAAGGCGTGATTATTCCTCTTGCTAATATTCGTCATCTTGTACTTAGCGAAAATGTGCAGCAAGCAGTAAAAGAAGAGAAATTTCATATTTGGCCTGTCACTCATGTAGCAGAAGCAATAACGCTACTGACTCGTCAGCCATATTATGAAGAGCAATGTGAACCAGAACAATCAGACTCACACTTGTTAGCTGTTATTCATGATCGTATAACACTCGCAAATAATCAGGATAGACCTAAATTACCTTGGTTCTTACGTCTATTCAGATAA
- the rmf gene encoding ribosome modulation factor gives MKRQKRDRLARALSKGYQAGMQGRSKELCPYFAIDARSHWLGGWRQAMEDRPSLVK, from the coding sequence ATGAAAAGACAGAAACGAGATCGTTTAGCAAGAGCATTATCGAAAGGTTATCAAGCTGGTATGCAAGGTCGTTCAAAAGAACTTTGCCCTTATTTCGCCATTGATGCGCGTTCACATTGGCTTGGAGGCTGGCGACAGGCCATGGAAGATCGCCCGAGTCTGGTAAAATAA
- a CDS encoding TfoX/Sxy family DNA transformation protein → MLFLPEQRKAHLLSRIAQYGELTTKSQFGGVSLMIDEVMFAITSGNEFYLKGSGFLETLYKATKMSSYTYLKKGIPIILRYYHITDSLWENQQKLDQYIDMSYHYSIQEYLGQRKKPCRIKDLPNLGVILEKRLNQIGINQVEELRLIGAKACYLKLMHSQNLRNSELLLSLAGAIVGCHRSVLPSQLKMELLNWYNELSFQ, encoded by the coding sequence ATGTTATTTTTACCTGAGCAAAGGAAGGCTCATTTGTTATCGCGTATTGCGCAATATGGAGAGTTAACGACAAAGTCTCAATTTGGTGGTGTTAGCTTAATGATTGATGAGGTTATGTTTGCTATCACGTCTGGTAATGAGTTTTATTTAAAAGGAAGTGGTTTTTTAGAAACTCTCTATAAGGCAACAAAAATGAGTTCCTATACCTATTTGAAAAAAGGAATTCCTATCATATTGCGTTATTACCACATAACGGATTCGTTATGGGAAAATCAGCAAAAATTAGATCAATATATTGATATGTCATATCACTACAGTATTCAAGAATATTTAGGGCAACGAAAGAAGCCTTGCAGAATAAAAGACTTACCTAATCTAGGTGTGATATTAGAAAAAAGATTGAATCAAATTGGTATTAATCAAGTTGAAGAACTGCGCTTAATCGGTGCTAAAGCGTGTTATCTAAAACTAATGCATAGCCAAAATTTGAGAAATAGTGAACTTTTACTTTCATTGGCAGGAGCAATTGTTGGGTGCCATCGTTCAGTATTGCCTAGTCAACTTAAAATGGAGTTATTAAATTGGTATAACGAATTGTCTTTTCAATAA
- the sulA gene encoding SOS-induced cell division inhibitor SulA encodes MKLSTSSPTRQNAILQEISNEVLPLSIPSTVATYDSNNKQGMVSELLYQNPLVINHILLPLLKQYSHESRWLLWLNPQQKLNRTWLKNAGLPLNKIIQLNHINMITTVDLMEKALMSGNYSVVLGWLPEISSEEMKRLESAASKGKTLGFIMRQQINTNIHLESSNASKRHLNSVKIHSIHYH; translated from the coding sequence ATGAAACTCTCAACATCATCTCCGACAAGACAGAACGCCATTCTCCAAGAGATCTCAAATGAGGTATTACCTCTATCTATCCCTTCAACAGTGGCGACTTACGATAGTAATAATAAACAAGGCATGGTGAGTGAACTCCTCTACCAAAATCCGCTCGTCATTAATCACATACTTTTACCACTATTGAAACAGTATAGTCATGAATCACGCTGGTTATTGTGGTTAAACCCACAACAAAAGCTAAATCGTACTTGGTTAAAAAATGCAGGATTACCACTTAACAAAATAATCCAATTAAATCATATAAATATGATAACCACTGTTGATTTAATGGAAAAAGCACTGATGAGTGGTAATTACAGTGTAGTACTCGGTTGGTTACCAGAAATATCGTCAGAAGAGATGAAACGGTTAGAATCTGCTGCCAGTAAAGGAAAAACCCTCGGGTTTATTATGCGACAGCAAATTAATACGAATATCCATTTAGAAAGTAGTAATGCATCTAAACGACATTTGAATTCCGTAAAAATTCATTCAATTCACTACCATTAG
- the pqiB gene encoding intermembrane transport protein PqiB yields MTEKNKTALTEAKINKLKSWSPVWIIPLVTLLIGAWILYYHFSHQGPEVTLITYNADGIEAGKTKIKSRSVDIGLVESVTLDSNFSRVIIKARLDNEMKELLRADTAFWVVKPQVGKEGVTGLGTLLSGAYIELQPGLKGKEENEFNLLDSPPLASPDAKGIRINLVSERAGQLNAGDPVLFRGYQVGSVETSEFNIDKRDMHYQLFIKAPYDKMVTSNVRFWKDSGIAFDMSSSGVRVEMASLSTLFSGGVSFDVPAGWGPGDPIAPKTEFKLYDNEKSIQNSLYTDYRSYIMFFSDSVRGLQAGAPVEFRGIRMGTVVQVPYYTKGMQQSLDKDFRIPVLIHVEPERFANDVGESFDFVKEIANASNNGLRASLKSGNLLTGALYIDLDFYPDEMQWKGPQDVAGYQQIPTVSSGLAQIQQKVMTSLDKINNLPVEPMLKEMTATLSESQKAVSEAKETLKSLNAMIGSDEFRNLPNDIQQSLKEINRSMQGFQPGSPAYGKMIDNMQQLDQVLREMQPLLKTLNNKSNALIFEAKEGKDPEPKRAEK; encoded by the coding sequence GTGACTGAAAAGAATAAAACTGCTTTAACTGAAGCAAAAATTAACAAGCTAAAAAGCTGGTCTCCAGTTTGGATCATACCACTTGTCACCTTACTGATTGGTGCGTGGATACTTTATTATCATTTCAGCCATCAAGGTCCAGAAGTTACATTAATTACCTATAATGCAGATGGCATTGAAGCGGGTAAAACCAAAATTAAAAGTCGCAGTGTAGATATTGGTCTAGTTGAAAGTGTCACGCTCGATAGTAATTTTAGTCGCGTTATTATTAAGGCTCGTCTTGATAATGAGATGAAAGAATTATTACGCGCAGATACAGCATTTTGGGTTGTAAAACCTCAAGTCGGTAAAGAGGGAGTAACGGGATTAGGCACTTTACTTTCCGGTGCATATATAGAGTTACAACCAGGGTTAAAAGGTAAAGAAGAAAATGAATTTAATCTTCTCGACTCGCCACCGTTAGCTTCTCCAGATGCAAAAGGTATTCGCATTAATTTAGTTAGTGAAAGAGCCGGCCAATTAAATGCGGGTGATCCGGTTTTATTTAGAGGTTATCAAGTTGGCTCTGTTGAAACGAGCGAATTCAATATTGATAAACGAGACATGCATTATCAACTCTTTATCAAAGCACCTTATGACAAAATGGTGACATCAAATGTTCGGTTCTGGAAAGACTCTGGCATCGCTTTTGATATGTCTTCATCGGGTGTTCGTGTTGAGATGGCATCTCTTTCTACACTTTTTAGTGGTGGCGTGAGTTTTGATGTTCCCGCAGGATGGGGACCAGGTGATCCTATCGCACCTAAAACAGAATTTAAGCTTTACGATAATGAAAAGAGTATTCAAAATTCGTTATATACAGATTATCGTAGTTACATTATGTTCTTCTCTGATTCTGTAAGAGGATTACAAGCTGGAGCTCCAGTAGAATTCCGAGGAATTCGTATGGGAACGGTTGTTCAAGTGCCTTATTACACTAAAGGTATGCAACAATCGCTTGATAAAGATTTCCGCATTCCCGTACTTATTCATGTTGAACCAGAGCGTTTTGCTAATGATGTCGGTGAAAGTTTTGATTTTGTCAAAGAAATAGCCAATGCTTCTAACAATGGATTAAGAGCATCATTAAAATCAGGTAACCTTTTAACAGGGGCACTCTATATTGACCTTGATTTCTACCCTGATGAAATGCAATGGAAAGGCCCTCAAGACGTTGCTGGCTACCAACAAATTCCGACTGTCAGTTCTGGTTTAGCGCAAATTCAGCAAAAAGTGATGACATCACTGGACAAGATCAACAATCTTCCTGTTGAACCAATGCTTAAAGAGATGACAGCAACATTATCTGAAAGCCAAAAAGCCGTCAGTGAAGCTAAGGAAACACTGAAGTCATTGAATGCCATGATTGGTAGTGATGAATTTAGAAATCTTCCTAATGATATTCAGCAGTCATTGAAAGAGATTAATCGTAGTATGCAAGGCTTCCAGCCGGGTTCTCCTGCTTATGGAAAAATGATTGATAATATGCAACAGCTTGATCAAGTGTTAAGAGAGATGCAGCCTTTATTGAAAACATTGAACAATAAGAGCAACGCATTGATTTTCGAAGCGAAGGAAGGTAAAGATCCAGAACCAAAGAGGGCTGAAAAATGA
- the ompA gene encoding porin OmpA yields MKKTAIALAVAVAAFATAAQAAPKDNTWYTGGKLGWSQYQGTSNHFGETSIGNGNTHRDQLGAGAFAGYQYNQYLGFELGYDWLGRMTYKGSYDNGAFRAQGIQLTTKLSYPVMDDLDVYTRLGGMVWRADSSATKNATSLSPKQERFSNNDTGVSPVFALGTEYAITPNIATRVEYQWINNIGDKGTLNARPDNGMLSVGVAYRFNQETPAPVVAPAPVVAPAPVVENKTFTLRSDVLFNFNKSTLKAEGQEALNGLYNELANIDPTQGRVVVIGYTDRIGSQNYNLPLSEKRAQSVVDYLVSKGIPANSISAEGRGKENPVTGNTCDNVKARSALIDCLAPDRRVEIEIQGTTEVVVQPGQ; encoded by the coding sequence ATGAAAAAGACAGCTATCGCATTAGCAGTGGCAGTGGCAGCTTTCGCAACTGCAGCGCAAGCAGCTCCAAAAGACAATACCTGGTATACTGGTGGTAAATTAGGTTGGTCTCAATACCAAGGTACTAGTAACCATTTCGGTGAAACTTCTATCGGTAACGGTAACACTCACCGTGATCAGTTAGGTGCAGGTGCATTTGCTGGTTATCAGTACAACCAATACTTAGGTTTTGAACTGGGTTATGACTGGTTAGGTCGTATGACTTATAAAGGTTCATATGACAACGGTGCATTCCGTGCTCAAGGTATCCAATTAACCACTAAATTAAGCTATCCAGTAATGGATGACTTAGACGTTTATACACGTTTAGGTGGTATGGTATGGCGTGCAGATTCTTCTGCAACTAAAAACGCTACTTCTTTATCTCCAAAACAAGAACGTTTCTCTAATAACGACACTGGTGTTTCTCCAGTATTCGCATTAGGTACTGAATACGCGATCACTCCAAACATCGCAACCCGTGTTGAATATCAGTGGATCAACAACATCGGTGATAAAGGTACTCTGAATGCACGTCCAGATAATGGCATGCTGAGTGTTGGTGTTGCTTACCGCTTCAACCAAGAAACTCCAGCTCCGGTTGTAGCTCCAGCTCCAGTTGTAGCTCCAGCTCCAGTTGTTGAGAACAAAACCTTTACTCTGCGTTCAGACGTTCTGTTTAACTTCAACAAATCTACTCTGAAAGCTGAAGGTCAAGAAGCTCTGAATGGTCTGTACAATGAACTGGCTAACATCGACCCAACTCAAGGTCGTGTAGTAGTTATTGGTTACACTGACCGTATCGGTTCACAAAACTACAACCTGCCTCTGTCAGAAAAACGTGCTCAATCTGTAGTTGATTACCTGGTATCTAAAGGTATCCCTGCAAACAGCATCTCTGCAGAAGGTCGTGGTAAAGAAAATCCAGTTACTGGCAACACATGTGACAACGTTAAAGCTCGTTCAGCTCTGATCGATTGCTTAGCGCCAGACCGTCGTGTTGAAATTGAAATCCAAGGTACAACTGAAGTTGTTGTTCAACCTGGTCAATAA
- the pqiC gene encoding membrane integrity-associated transporter subunit PqiC, producing MKYIIGIFVLMLTACSSQTNKTYYQLPDVYQGGVSEHVSVTQSAKKPQIWVQPIRLSNMLVNAGIVYQTTDINYTVANQHLWINPLDQQLQQNLISGLTKALPDTVVANQPVEDNLAKLTVTVNYFQGRYDGQVIISGDWIYTENNKVINQPFSLVLTQTEDGYPALVRTLGQGWEQVVSDIAKAIQAQY from the coding sequence ATGAAATACATCATTGGTATATTTGTGTTGATGTTAACGGCATGTTCAAGTCAGACTAATAAAACGTATTATCAGTTGCCAGATGTTTATCAAGGTGGCGTATCAGAACATGTCTCGGTAACACAGTCAGCTAAGAAGCCTCAAATTTGGGTTCAGCCGATCCGTTTATCTAATATGCTAGTCAATGCTGGAATTGTTTATCAAACGACGGATATTAACTATACCGTGGCTAATCAGCACCTATGGATCAATCCACTTGATCAGCAATTACAACAGAACCTTATTTCAGGTTTAACAAAAGCATTGCCAGATACCGTTGTTGCTAACCAACCTGTTGAAGATAATTTGGCGAAGCTAACGGTTACCGTTAATTATTTCCAAGGCCGTTATGATGGACAGGTAATTATTTCTGGTGACTGGATTTATACTGAGAACAATAAAGTGATTAATCAGCCATTCTCTTTAGTTTTAACGCAAACAGAAGATGGTTATCCAGCTTTAGTGCGTACATTAGGACAGGGATGGGAGCAAGTTGTTTCTGATATAGCGAAAGCAATTCAAGCTCAATATTAA
- the matP gene encoding macrodomain Ter protein MatP — protein MKYQQLENLECGWKWAYLVKKHREGELITRYIEKSAADEVIEQLLLLESQPLKVLEWIDLHMNPDLSNRMKQTIRARRKRYFNAEHQHTRKKSIDLTFKVWQRLSALSQRRGITLSETIVQLIEDAERKEQYALKVHSLKDGLIELLERDKEK, from the coding sequence ATGAAATATCAACAATTAGAGAATCTAGAATGTGGCTGGAAGTGGGCTTATCTAGTAAAAAAACACCGTGAAGGTGAATTAATTACCCGTTATATAGAAAAAAGTGCCGCTGATGAAGTTATTGAGCAACTGTTGCTTCTTGAATCGCAACCATTAAAAGTTTTAGAGTGGATTGATCTGCATATGAATCCTGATTTATCTAATCGGATGAAGCAAACTATTCGTGCTCGTAGAAAGCGTTATTTTAATGCTGAGCATCAACATACACGCAAAAAATCAATCGACTTAACGTTTAAAGTTTGGCAACGTTTATCTGCATTGTCACAACGAAGAGGGATCACATTATCAGAAACGATAGTGCAATTAATTGAAGATGCAGAGCGAAAAGAACAATATGCATTGAAAGTGCATAGTTTAAAAGATGGGCTTATTGAGTTATTAGAACGCGATAAAGAAAAATGA
- a CDS encoding ASCH domain-containing protein translates to MLKILKKKYPTAISWSFGDNAQLADELAMLVVEGKKTATCSSLNGFFSDSVIPVIGGFNIILNSQNEPVCVIRTRSLQLIRFDEVTEELAKREGEGDLSLAHWQEGHKEFFSREGTFSEDMELVFEEFELIEVCKRC, encoded by the coding sequence ATGTTAAAAATCCTCAAAAAGAAATATCCTACGGCGATCAGTTGGTCATTTGGTGATAATGCGCAGTTAGCGGATGAGCTGGCTATGCTGGTGGTAGAAGGAAAAAAAACGGCAACGTGTAGTTCATTAAATGGCTTTTTTAGTGACAGCGTTATTCCTGTTATTGGGGGCTTTAACATTATTCTAAACAGTCAAAATGAACCTGTTTGCGTTATTCGCACACGTTCTTTACAGTTAATCCGTTTTGACGAAGTCACCGAAGAATTGGCTAAGAGAGAAGGTGAAGGGGATTTAAGTTTGGCGCATTGGCAGGAAGGGCACAAAGAATTTTTTAGTCGGGAGGGGACTTTTTCTGAAGATATGGAGTTGGTATTTGAAGAGTTTGAATTAATAGAAGTATGTAAGAGGTGTTAA
- the pqiA gene encoding membrane integrity-associated transporter subunit PqiA, with amino-acid sequence MCSGQQHRHEHKHEQILCPQCDLVVSVPQLVQGTKATCPRCHTVLTARWRQPFYQPVALAISALFMLLMASQFTFVSMEVAGIANNVTLMQIPTVMFSENYVELGAFFLLFVQIVPAFCMVAILLLCTPIQLPRKLQIWLSRILFQLKSWCMAEIFLAGILVSFVKLMAYGDIGLGLSFLPYVLYCLFQIRAFQCLDRHTLWEKLEPRPSYPDIESGKSGLKQGVRLCRSCTAILPADQYECSRCEVKGHARRPKSLQWTVSLLITSLILYIPANLLPIMVTESLGNNIYSTIMAGVILLWEDGSYPVAMVIFIASIMVPSLKMVAIAWLCWDAHKSNGKRDPARMHFLYEVVEYVGRWSMIDVFVIAVLASLVRMGRLMSIYPDFGVVLFALVVVLTMFSAMMFDPRLTWDKCTTDDDKPTIKEPKGD; translated from the coding sequence GTGTGCTCTGGTCAACAACATCGTCATGAACATAAACATGAGCAAATATTATGTCCTCAGTGCGATCTGGTGGTCAGTGTTCCTCAATTGGTGCAAGGAACAAAAGCAACATGCCCTCGTTGCCATACCGTATTAACTGCACGTTGGCGTCAGCCTTTTTATCAACCTGTTGCATTAGCTATCAGTGCATTATTTATGCTGTTAATGGCAAGTCAGTTTACCTTCGTGAGCATGGAAGTTGCTGGTATCGCTAACAATGTTACATTGATGCAAATCCCAACAGTTATGTTCAGTGAAAATTACGTCGAATTAGGTGCATTTTTCCTACTATTTGTCCAAATTGTGCCTGCTTTTTGTATGGTAGCAATCTTACTTCTTTGTACACCTATTCAATTACCTAGAAAGCTACAAATTTGGTTATCACGTATTTTATTCCAATTAAAATCGTGGTGTATGGCAGAGATTTTTCTTGCAGGAATTTTAGTTAGCTTTGTGAAATTAATGGCTTATGGTGATATTGGGCTAGGACTTAGTTTCCTGCCTTATGTGCTTTATTGCTTATTTCAAATTCGAGCATTCCAGTGTCTTGATAGACATACTTTATGGGAAAAATTAGAACCTCGTCCAAGTTATCCTGATATTGAATCAGGTAAATCTGGGTTAAAACAAGGGGTTAGATTATGCCGTTCATGTACGGCAATTTTACCTGCAGATCAATACGAATGTAGCCGTTGTGAAGTGAAAGGACATGCAAGAAGACCTAAAAGTTTACAATGGACGGTCTCTTTGTTGATTACGTCATTAATTCTTTATATCCCCGCTAATTTATTACCCATTATGGTCACTGAATCTTTAGGTAATAACATTTATTCAACCATTATGGCTGGGGTTATTTTGTTATGGGAAGATGGCTCTTATCCTGTCGCAATGGTGATATTTATTGCCAGTATTATGGTACCCAGTTTAAAAATGGTCGCTATTGCTTGGTTATGTTGGGATGCACATAAATCTAATGGGAAAAGAGATCCTGCTAGAATGCATTTTCTCTATGAAGTTGTTGAATATGTAGGGCGTTGGTCGATGATTGACGTCTTCGTAATTGCTGTTTTAGCTTCATTAGTCAGAATGGGACGTCTGATGAGCATCTATCCTGATTTTGGAGTGGTGCTATTTGCATTGGTAGTAGTGTTAACTATGTTCTCTGCAATGATGTTTGATCCTCGGTTGACGTGGGATAAGTGTACAACCGATGATGATAAACCCACGATTAAGGAGCCTAAGGGTGACTGA
- the fabA gene encoding bifunctional 3-hydroxydecanoyl-ACP dehydratase/trans-2-decenoyl-ACP isomerase: MVDKRESYSKEDLIASGRGELFGQDGPPLPSGNMLMMDRIIKMTEDGGTHNKGFIEAEFDIKPDLWFFDCHFVNDPVMPGCLGLDAMWQLVGFYLGWLGGEGKGRALGVGEVKFTGQILPTAKKVTYKIDFKRVINRKLIMGIADGEVYVDGKLIYEAKDLKVGLFKDTTAF, encoded by the coding sequence ATGGTTGATAAACGCGAATCTTATTCTAAAGAAGACCTCATTGCTTCAGGCCGTGGTGAATTATTTGGCCAAGATGGCCCACCACTGCCATCTGGTAATATGCTAATGATGGATCGCATCATTAAAATGACAGAAGATGGCGGCACCCATAATAAAGGCTTTATCGAAGCAGAATTCGATATCAAGCCAGATTTATGGTTCTTTGATTGCCACTTCGTCAATGATCCTGTTATGCCAGGTTGCTTAGGCCTAGATGCCATGTGGCAACTTGTTGGCTTCTATCTTGGCTGGCTTGGTGGTGAAGGTAAAGGCCGTGCGCTTGGTGTTGGTGAAGTTAAATTCACCGGACAAATATTACCAACAGCAAAAAAAGTTACCTATAAAATTGATTTCAAACGTGTTATCAATCGTAAACTGATTATGGGTATCGCCGATGGTGAAGTGTATGTTGATGGTAAGCTAATTTATGAAGCAAAAGATTTGAAAGTTGGCTTATTTAAAGATACTACAGCATTCTAA